The Sporosarcina luteola DNA window CCGGATCCGTATGGCGAAGTTCTGCGAGGTTGTAATAAATGCGGTTCATGTCCTCCTGAGTTTCCTTGCCGAATTTGGCGACATTCTTGTTCGCTTTATCGACCGCCTCATCCCCCCACCGATCTCTTGCTTCCTGCTCATACGGATTCGAACTGAAGTCGAACCCTTTAAACTTCTCTTCGTTCGTCATTGTCATTTCTCCTCTCTCAAATTGGAGCGTCTTGTCAATCGTCTCAATCATTGTCCCGAGTTGCTTTCGCTTCGCCTCTAACATGTCGCGCTGCAGCTCGAACGCTTCCAACCGGTTGAACGACGGACTATCCAATAGCTCCTTGATTTTCTTCAAAGGGAAGCCGACTTCACGAAAGAACAAGATTTGCTGGAGGGTCGTCAGATTTTCATCAGAATAAACCCGATAGCCTGCCTCTGTCACATTGTCCGGAACAAGTAAACCGATTTCATCATAATGATGGAGCGTGCGCACACTCACACCGGTCAAATCCGCCACTTCTTTCACTTTCATACACTCCGCCTCCCTTCACTATTGACTATAGAGTATGACGTAACGTTAGAGTCAATACAATTAATGAAAGAATTTTTAACTTATAATCCGGTATTCAAGTATACTTGAATAAATGACTTACGCAGGAGGTTATAGCCATGGTTATTAACACAAAGAGACTCAAACTGGTTGCTTGCACACCAGAATTTTTATCGACAATATCGCCTGAGGAGTATGAAATAGGGGCTCATGTGAAGGGACATCTATCTGAACTTCAAAACGATGCTTTCCAATTAGGGTGGGGTGTTTGGTTTGTTGTGGATAAAACAACGGATGCCATTGTTGGCGATATCGGTTTTAAAGGGAAGCCTTCGCGAAATCAAACTGTGGAAATCGGTTACGGCATTATTCCATCTGTTCAAAACAAAGGATATGCTACTGAAGCAGTCGGAGCGCTTATTGAATGGGCATTTGCATCGGGGCAAGTTAAGAGAGTCATTGCAGAATGTTTGCAAGATAATTTCGCTTCAACTAAGGTGCTAGGAAAGTTGGGCTTACGGCAAATTGGAAGAGAAGACAATATGCTTAAGTGGGAAATGAAAAGAAGTAAACTTTAACTCGTTCATGCTCTATGTCTATCTTCTTCAATCATTTCGTTGCTTACATTTAATAGGCAAGCGGTTAATAATTTAATTGATTACTTTCTACCGTTACCAGGTGGTTTTTTATTTCCCCTCACGTTTATCTTCAACCCTCCCCATCCAACCAAAAGAAAAAAATCATGACGTAAGCAAGCTTTTCTTCGGATGAAATCTGTGCCCCAAAACGGACATGCTCATGATGGGATGTGCTTTGGAATGCTGGGAGCGTTGCGTAAGGAAACAGGCCGTAGCGATAGGAAGCTGTCCAATTTCCCTCCTCGTCTGTTACGTCGATGTCGCCCGCCATATTCTTCGCTTCAATTTTTCTCCAAACCGTTCCATCCACATGGTAGAGGGTTCCCCGGTTTTTCATTGTCGATTTTGATAATTGCTGTATGTACCTTCCTATGTCCGTTCCATCGGGTTTCTTCAACGTTAATGTAAATTGTTTTACATTGTTTTTAATGTGGATTGTCGCCATCGGACGTCCATCCATTGATGAAATATCATATTCAACAGGAAAAAGAATTCCTTTTTCAAACGGACGAAAACATAGAAGCCACCTGCTAATCCGGCCTGTTGTAGGATGAATTTGAAACAACGGTTGTCCATTTCGATCTACGTGATATAATTTCGGCAACAACGACGGCACTCGTTTCAATATTAATTCTCCAATTGTCTCCATGTCCCTTACATTTTCGACGACTTCGAGGTCAACCATCTTTTCATATGCATATTTGAAATACACTCCTGCACCTATCGCAGCTAACCCGCTGATCCCTATTTCAAACAAAATATTGCCGTTTACAGAAAACCCCTCATACCAGATAAAATAATAGAGGATACAAAATAAACTCATTCCTGTTCCTCCAATAAAAGCGAAAATCGACGACTTCCTATATATTTCTTTCATGCCGTAACCCCCTTGCCCTTATCGTAACAGTTCCTTTACTTCTATCTACGTTTAACAAAACATTTAGACTCACTTTTGAAGTAAGAATTAAATCTGAAAGTGAGGATTCCGTATGTAAATAGAAAAAGACCCAGTACCTTCTGGATCTCTTCCAAAGTTGGAGTCTATGAGATTTTGTTATCAATGAAGCCTTAGAATCCGCCAATTGAGGGATGCATGTAAATGTTACTTCTTACAAGAGAAAACCAACTTAGGTGGTATTCTTTGTCTACGCTTAAACTTTAAAAGTAGAAATCCCTACTCAATCGCAACCCATACTTCTGTCTCGTAGCCACTTGAACATGCCGGGTGGATATATCGCTCAAATCCATAGCTATGTCTAAGTGTCACATCCGGATTGCGCAACAGCGCATCAAAAGCAGCTGGAATTGCTTCCACTCCCCCTTCGACCTTCGATACAATAAATTTACCGCTTGGTATTATAAATTCCTTCGTACCGGAAAACCCTTCTGCCAAATCCGAATTAATTCCCGCTAAGTAATGGAAGTTGCCATTCTCCATTCCTAACGTAATCCCAAAAGACTCTTCAGGCGCAACTCCCTTTTCATGGATGATCCCGTTCAATTCATCCCACAACTTCGGAATCTGAGTAACGGGTCCATTCATTTCATAGCCTTTAACCGTGAATTGTTCTACATGTTCAATGCGTGTCTCCATTACTAACATCCCCTTTTGAATCTACTTATTCGATCGGCATCCAAATCTCGATAACATCTTCCGTTGCGACAGCAGGATGGACGTATCGCTCGAAGTCATAGCAATCCCTCAGTTTAATGTCATCCATTTGAATGATGTAGTCATACGTAGCCGGAATGCCCGGAATCCCGCCTTCCACTTTTGCAACAATAAACTTGCCAGCGGGAATAACGACCTCTTTCGTGTCCGGGAACCCTTCCGTCAACTCAGATTTCAGTCCCGCAATATAATGGATTATTTCGTTCTCCATCTTCAGGCAGACGCCAAATGATTCTTCTACGACGACATCTTTCTCATTAATTTCCTTGATTAGCCGATCCCATTCTGCTGGAATTTCTGATACCGGCCCTTGTACCTCATACCCTCTTACTGTAAACCCTTCACTTTCAACAATACGTGTCTCCATTTCCTTCTCCCCTTTGCTTAGTAATTGATCGATTCCTTCCATCTTTCCTTGCAGTTCGTTGATTTCATCCTCTATTTCCTTTTTCCGATTCATCAACAAAGACTCCATCTGTTCATCTCCTTCCCGCAAAATGTCGGAAAGGGACACGCCGAAATTCCTTAATGTTTTGATTCGCACAAGCTGTTGCTGTTCTTTTTGGGAATAAAACCGGTATCCCGACTCCGGACTCACATAAGCAGGCTGGACAAGTCCGATTTCCTCATAATGTTTGATAGCCTTCGTCGTCAGTCCGACAAGATGGGCCGTCTTCCCGATTGATAACATAGCTTCCCTCCCTTTTATCTCATCCAGCTACGGACGCCAGAGGCTCGGGGTCATAAGTCAAATGTGCTCTGTGGCAAACAACGCCACGACGCACCTTCGTCTTATGCCTGTCGCCTCTAGGCAGGCGCCATCCGCTTTTGTTTACTATAAACCTGCCTCCAAGGGACAGGTCAACAAAATTCTCTTAGGAATAAAGAAGCTTATGTAAAGCCTTATCAATCGTAATAGTAGAACTATGCTGAACTACTTCAGAAAATAGTCCTTTTAACTTTTCAGCTGAAGCAGTCAATTTTTCAACTGTCATTTCATCCGGATAGGTTGAAAGGTATGCCTCTATAAACGATGGGTCCAACGTGTCATACGCTTTAAATTGGTGCAGCTTCTTGTTTTCGTTCATCGATTGTGCCAGTAGAATATAATCTCTCATAGTCTCAAGCATCTTCAGAGAATAAATGAGATTATCTCTTTTTAACTCTTTGTCCAAACTCAATGCACTGTAAACGAATTCAAACGCGATATCGACAATTACATCGTATTTGACTGGCTTATTTTGAAAGAATTCATTTTCAGCGTTCATCTTTTCGGATACGAATCCAGTTTTATCGACTATCACTTTCCACAAAGGCGATTTCACATTCAGTAATTCACTAGGAAGAATAGACACATTAAACTCAAGTGAATTTTCCATGAATGCGATCAGCAGATAAATATCCTTGCTAAACTGCTTTTCTTTAATATAGATAGGATTTAGCTCACTGAGAGTCCGATGAATATAACTTTTAGTGCTTTCAACGTCTTCAACTTTGGACGTAGAAACCATTAGATCAATATCGGAACATTTGTCGTTATATCCATTCACTCCTGAACCTAACTGAACAACTCCTTCAACTAAATTGGAGGACGTTAATCTCTCAACTACCTTTACAAAAAACTCATCTCTTTCTTCAGAACTATACATCTCTCCACTCCCCCATTCATCGTTTTATCCCAACCTTGCTGGATTACTACCTTTCGTCAAAAAGCTTAGTTTCGTTTCCGATAAAATAATTGCAGCAAGTATTAAAACCGCCCCGATCCCCATCTTAAGCGTAAGGATTTCACTCAACAGAATGACTGAAAAGACCATTCCCCATAATGATTCCGTCGAAAGTATGATTGCCGCTTTTGTTTCTGTAATGAATTTCTGTGAGACGGTTTGTAATAAAAATGCAATTGTCGTTGAAAATACACCTAAATAGAGTAGAGACGTCAAACCTTCCGGCTGCGTGCTGAACGTTGTCTCGCCTTTCAGCAATACGACGATGACTCCGATCACAGTCGCTGTCGCCATTTGGACAATCGTCAACGCAATCGGATCTTCCTTCTTCACGAATTGGGATGTGTAGAATATATGAAATGCAAAACCGATTGCACAGCTAAACGAAAGGAAATCGCCAATATTGAGTCCCGCTGACCATTGGAGTGACAGGACCGCCACGCCGAACATCGCGAGAAATGCTCCGATGAGTTCAAACACATCTAGTTTCCTTCTATAAATCGCCAGCCCTATGAAAGGTACGATAACTACATTCACCGCTGTCAAAAAAGCATTTTTGGACGGTGTTGTAAATTGGAGACCGACCGTTTGCAGCGCAAATGCTATATATAAGAAGACCCCTAAAACCGCTCCTTTTATCAATGCACTTTTTGAAATGAACTTCAATTTTCTATAAAAAACCGCACATAATAGAACGGCGCCGATTAGGAATCTACCCGCCAGAATTTGATAGGGCGTGTAGGAATCCAATGCAACTGCACTCCCGACAAACCCACTTCCCCAAATGATTGCTGTTAACAGCAATCCAATTTCACCATAATATTTCCGCATAGCATCCTCCGGTATCCAAGTAATCAAACAATTTATTTCATTATAACGCAACTGTCTTCATTCAAAGGCTCAATTTTTAAATTTCATTTATGTATTGTTTCATCGACTGAGGAAAACCTAATCACAAAACCGGTTAGGAGGTTTCCAATTGAGACGTTTATACTTCTTACTTCCATTTCTAATGATTTCAATGCTTATTCAACCTCTTACGTCTAAAGCGGAGCAGAACAATATTGACCAACAATCCATCCAAGATGCGCTACTGTCGACACTTCAACCGTATATTTCGGAAGGCATCATCCAATATTACGGATACGATAAATCGTATGGATTATATGACGCAAAAATAGTGAATATCCAGCGTGACGAAAAAGGTGGATTTTCCTTCACAGTTGAAGTTCAAGTGAATACATTCGAGACAGCGGAAAATCCACCATACGGCAAGGAGACGTTGCAGTTCGGGATTAGTCCGAAAGGTGTTAAACTGCTCGACTTTTCGCATGAAGGTGATGACGAGGAAAAGAAATTACATCAATTTTATAAGGAATCACTCATCGACATTAAAAAGTCATTCCATTTAAACTTACTTCCGTATGAGCGATATGATTATAACCAGTTGCGGTACAAGGCCGAAAAACAAAATGATTTCAATTCTCTCGCTCATATCGCTGAGGAAATTGTCATCAATATTCTTAGCACGGAAATCCAACCGCCTTACAAAAATGTGATCAACCCGGTAACTTTCGTTAAAGGCAATGAAGGTTTCATTCTATTCAAGACAGCCGATGGAACCAATTTTTATTACAAGGTCTTCAAGGAGAATGGCATTTGGAAAGTCATCGACCAGGACAGTGAAAAAGGGAAGAAGATGGAGTACGACTTGCTTTGGTATATGTAAAAAGAGGCAGCCTCGGCCGCCTCTTTCTCAAAATAACAATCAGTTTGTCGTTGCACTGTTCCAATGTGAAATGTCTTCTTCCAGTGGAATTTGTGCAGCTCTTGCCCGAACCGCAGCGAAGAAGAATAGCACGACGAGGAAGATCGAAATGACCGTTGCTCCGATATACGCCACATTCATCGGTAATCCGAAGCCGATCGTTGCATTTAAAATATACGTCGTCGTCGCCATTAGCATGAACGTCCCCGGGATGAGTGCCACCCAGTAGTTCTTCCGCGCGATGAACAGATACATCGCACCTACGAATAATGCGATAACGGCTGTCGATTGGTTCGCCCATGAGAAGTAACGCCATAGGATGTTAAAGTCGACTTGTGTCAACGCGATGGAGATGACAAACATCGGTACAGCAATCCAAAGACGGCTCACCATCTTCACTTGCGGTAACTTGAAGTAATCAGCAATGATCATACGCGCACTACGGAAAGCCGTGTCGCCGGAAGTGATCGGAAGGATAATGACACCTAGAATTGCTAGCGTTCCACCAACTGCACCCAACATCAATGTCGAAGCTTCGCTGACGATCAATGCAGGACCGCCTGCAGCCAACATCTCATTCAAGCCGCCATACCCGTTGAACAGCGCCATTCCTGCAGCTGCCCAAATCATCGCGATGATCGCTTCTGCAATCATCATGCCGTAGAAAATTTTGCGCCCTTGGCCTTCTTTTTGTGTCGTACGTGAAATGATCGGTGATTGTGTCGCGTGGAAGCCAGACAATGCACCACATGAAATCGTTAAGAATAATAGCGGGAAGACCGCCAATTTATCAGGGTGCATATTGGCAAAAGTCAACTCAGGAATGCTGACCCCTTTGACGACCATCATACCGCCAACCCCGACAGCACTGATAATCAAAAGCGCTCCGAAAATCGGATAGAAACGGCCGATGATCTTATCAATCGGCAAGAGTGTCGCAAGAATATAATAAGCAAAAATAAGTGCAACGATGATGCCCATCGCCATCCAACCATTCATTAAGTTGTACAGCAATCCTGCCGGTGCGGATACGAATACCGTTCCGACGAGAACCAATAATAGAATGGCAAAAGCATTTACAATATGTTTCATGAACTTCCCTAAAAACTTCCCTGCAAGCTCAGGTAAATGCGCTCCGCGGTTACGTATGGAGATCATTCCCGTTAAATAGTCATGAACAGCACCTGCAAAAATCGCCCCAATTACAATCCAAACAAAGGCAATCGGACCATAAAGAGCCCCCATGATCGGACCGAAAATCGGACCTACCCCCGCAATGTTCAACAGCTGAATCAACGAGTTTTTCTTTGTGCTCATCGGTACGTAGTCCACGCCGTCCCCGCTCGTATAAGCAGGTGTCGCACGATCTTCCTTCACCCCGAACATCTTCTCAATGAATTTGCCATACGTGAAATAGCCGACAATCAATAAGACGATACAAAACAAGAACGTAATCATTACATTTTCCCCTTTCCCCAAAGGCAATATTTCTTTCAGAACCTGAAAGCTTGAAACTAGTATACTTCATTTTGCTACATAATAAAATGTTATTTTCAGGTTATTCAGTAAGTCCCACAGTGTTCGGGGACCCAATTGGCATATGGTTTGGATTAAAAGGATTTTTTACGGTTGTGTTGAATAAGTTAATATATGTAATTTATTGAACAAGAGGGACGCTTTACTTTCAGTTTGGAGATGGGTGGTTTTTAAAGAATCTCAAATAGGCCGTTTAGGAGGGGTAACTATTCCTGAGAAGAGGTTTTTACCTTTATTTGTTTATATTCTTTTGCTAACAATACTTCTATTAACACTAAAGACTAACTTCAATTTGACTGGTTATAGTTATTACTTGGATGAAAAAACGATGATGTTAACGATTGAAGAGGGCTTCGGAAAAATAGAAACGTACAATGTGCAAGATTCTCCAATTCAAGCGATGAAAGTAATGATATCAATTAACAAAGCATATGACATGTGGGGAGTTACTATCTTAATATCCTCACTTTTCATCACAGGCTTTTTTTTATTATTTGTTAAACCTGGGATACCAAGAAAAATCGTGAAATTGTATCTCACAATATACTTTATATTCCTTACCGTCTTTATTATTTGGAGTATTTATATGCACAAAGAAGTTATCAAGGAAATATCAAACGCTCTAAATAATTTGTAAAGATAGAATGACCATTATTTCTCAAGATGGTATTCCTTACTTTTTAAGCTAACGAAAGCCTTTACGTAAAATTTATAGATCAGGGGGGATGGGTTTGAAAAGATTTATACCTTTGGTTATTGTGGCGTTATTTACACAACTACTTGCAATTATTATCTGGGGTGAATACGTTTGGTTAAGTAAAATTGCTGTGGGATTTTCGGTGGGAGGAACGCCATTAGGACATATCCAACCGGCTTTATGGATCGCTTTTGTTATTGAAATCATATTACTGGCTATTTATTTTAAGAAAAATGAGTGATTTTCTTTTATCTAACGGGTATTTAGTTAAATAAGCATAGTAAAATTTTTCGATAAAAAACGCTCAATTTGAGCGTTCTTGCTTGTTTATTATAGCTATTTCACTGTTGAAATACATGCTGATTAACCCGTTAATATGGCAGTTGTATGCTGTTCCCATCCTCTTTTCAAATGAACTTCCCGATGATTTCCTTCACCGTTCCCTCCGCTGTTTCATGGACGTTCTCCCCCGCCCAAAGCGACATGAACTCCGGTTTTCCGAGCTTTGCCGCTTCACTCCGGATTTTTTTCGTCAAATCGTTTTGGTATGGGTAAGGGGCGATAGGGACGCTTGCGGTCATGTCTATGAACTCGTTACGGATGCCCCTTGCCGATTTTCCGGAGAAAGCTTTTGTCAGCACTGTGCTATTGCCGCCAGCTGCCAAGACGGCTTCTTTATAGAGCGGATGCGCACCACTTTCTTCTGCTACTAGCAGTGCGGTACCAATTTGGACGGCTGCCGCTCCGCGGGAGAGTTGAAGTTCGAGATGCTCTTTGTTAGCGATTCCACCAGCCGCAATGATTGGAATGCCGACAGCCTCGGCGATCGAAGGCAATAATTCCGCTAGTGACACAAGCTCTTCCCCGATGAATGAACCACGATGTCCTCCGGCTTCACTGCCTTGTGCGACAACCGCATTCACCCCTGCATCTTCTACAGCAATTGCTTCTTCTTTCGTCGTCGCTGTCCCAATCAGCAATACCCCCGCATTCTTGAGTTTCTGAATCGTCAGTGGATCTGGAATCCCAAATGTAAATGAGCAGA harbors:
- a CDS encoding MerR family transcriptional regulator codes for the protein MKVKEVADLTGVSVRTLHHYDEIGLLVPDNVTEAGYRVYSDENLTTLQQILFFREVGFPLKKIKELLDSPSFNRLEAFELQRDMLEAKRKQLGTMIETIDKTLQFERGEMTMTNEEKFKGFDFSSNPYEQEARDRWGDEAVDKANKNVAKFGKETQEDMNRIYYNLAELRHTDPASAEAQAAIGEWYTFLNKIGDYSFEAFAGLGEMYVADERFTKNIDKFGDGLAVFMRDAMKVFAERN
- a CDS encoding GNAT family N-acetyltransferase; the encoded protein is MVINTKRLKLVACTPEFLSTISPEEYEIGAHVKGHLSELQNDAFQLGWGVWFVVDKTTDAIVGDIGFKGKPSRNQTVEIGYGIIPSVQNKGYATEAVGALIEWAFASGQVKRVIAECLQDNFASTKVLGKLGLRQIGREDNMLKWEMKRSKL
- a CDS encoding GyrI-like domain-containing protein yields the protein METRIEHVEQFTVKGYEMNGPVTQIPKLWDELNGIIHEKGVAPEESFGITLGMENGNFHYLAGINSDLAEGFSGTKEFIIPSGKFIVSKVEGGVEAIPAAFDALLRNPDVTLRHSYGFERYIHPACSSGYETEVWVAIE
- a CDS encoding MerR family transcriptional regulator; translated protein: MLSIGKTAHLVGLTTKAIKHYEEIGLVQPAYVSPESGYRFYSQKEQQQLVRIKTLRNFGVSLSDILREGDEQMESLLMNRKKEIEDEINELQGKMEGIDQLLSKGEKEMETRIVESEGFTVRGYEVQGPVSEIPAEWDRLIKEINEKDVVVEESFGVCLKMENEIIHYIAGLKSELTEGFPDTKEVVIPAGKFIVAKVEGGIPGIPATYDYIIQMDDIKLRDCYDFERYVHPAVATEDVIEIWMPIE
- a CDS encoding aminoglycoside 6-adenylyltransferase; the protein is MYSSEERDEFFVKVVERLTSSNLVEGVVQLGSGVNGYNDKCSDIDLMVSTSKVEDVESTKSYIHRTLSELNPIYIKEKQFSKDIYLLIAFMENSLEFNVSILPSELLNVKSPLWKVIVDKTGFVSEKMNAENEFFQNKPVKYDVIVDIAFEFVYSALSLDKELKRDNLIYSLKMLETMRDYILLAQSMNENKKLHQFKAYDTLDPSFIEAYLSTYPDEMTVEKLTASAEKLKGLFSEVVQHSSTITIDKALHKLLYS
- a CDS encoding DMT family transporter; translated protein: MRKYYGEIGLLLTAIIWGSGFVGSAVALDSYTPYQILAGRFLIGAVLLCAVFYRKLKFISKSALIKGAVLGVFLYIAFALQTVGLQFTTPSKNAFLTAVNVVIVPFIGLAIYRRKLDVFELIGAFLAMFGVAVLSLQWSAGLNIGDFLSFSCAIGFAFHIFYTSQFVKKEDPIALTIVQMATATVIGVIVVLLKGETTFSTQPEGLTSLLYLGVFSTTIAFLLQTVSQKFITETKAAIILSTESLWGMVFSVILLSEILTLKMGIGAVLILAAIILSETKLSFLTKGSNPARLG
- a CDS encoding DUF3888 domain-containing protein, with the protein product MRRLYFLLPFLMISMLIQPLTSKAEQNNIDQQSIQDALLSTLQPYISEGIIQYYGYDKSYGLYDAKIVNIQRDEKGGFSFTVEVQVNTFETAENPPYGKETLQFGISPKGVKLLDFSHEGDDEEKKLHQFYKESLIDIKKSFHLNLLPYERYDYNQLRYKAEKQNDFNSLAHIAEEIVINILSTEIQPPYKNVINPVTFVKGNEGFILFKTADGTNFYYKVFKENGIWKVIDQDSEKGKKMEYDLLWYM
- a CDS encoding carbon starvation CstA family protein; translated protein: MITFLFCIVLLIVGYFTYGKFIEKMFGVKEDRATPAYTSGDGVDYVPMSTKKNSLIQLLNIAGVGPIFGPIMGALYGPIAFVWIVIGAIFAGAVHDYLTGMISIRNRGAHLPELAGKFLGKFMKHIVNAFAILLLVLVGTVFVSAPAGLLYNLMNGWMAMGIIVALIFAYYILATLLPIDKIIGRFYPIFGALLIISAVGVGGMMVVKGVSIPELTFANMHPDKLAVFPLLFLTISCGALSGFHATQSPIISRTTQKEGQGRKIFYGMMIAEAIIAMIWAAAGMALFNGYGGLNEMLAAGGPALIVSEASTLMLGAVGGTLAILGVIILPITSGDTAFRSARMIIADYFKLPQVKMVSRLWIAVPMFVISIALTQVDFNILWRYFSWANQSTAVIALFVGAMYLFIARKNYWVALIPGTFMLMATTTYILNATIGFGLPMNVAYIGATVISIFLVVLFFFAAVRARAAQIPLEEDISHWNSATTN
- a CDS encoding NAD(P)H-dependent flavin oxidoreductase; translated protein: MTFTETLGIQHPIIQAPMAGVTTPEFVAASSNAGILGSVGAGYLSGEATRDFIREVKKLTDKPFSVNLFVPEDVEMNQDLLRQAYLGLQPIGKRLGMPFWKAPLSESDFDEQVDVIIEERVPICSFTFGIPDPLTIQKLKNAGVLLIGTATTKEEAIAVEDAGVNAVVAQGSEAGGHRGSFIGEELVSLAELLPSIAEAVGIPIIAAGGIANKEHLELQLSRGAAAVQIGTALLVAEESGAHPLYKEAVLAAGGNSTVLTKAFSGKSARGIRNEFIDMTASVPIAPYPYQNDLTKKIRSEAAKLGKPEFMSLWAGENVHETAEGTVKEIIGKFI